CTTCTTCCCGGCGTTCTTCTGTCCTGTGATAATGATCAGCGTCGGCTTCTGATTATACTTTTCAGCCCGCATCTCCAGGGAAATGGCACTTCTCTCCCATTTATACTCCCTCTCAAAGACCTTATCCCTGACCCATGCCTGTTTATCCTCAAGGGCTTCCCGGATAATGCCTCCGCCCGAGATCTCGTAATCATCTACGATCACGAACCTACCGGTGAGGGCCGAATCCTGGGACAGGTCAAAGGCCACGGCGCGATTGCACTTGAGTATGCAGTCGGCCACTTCGTGCCTTTCCACCATTTCCCTGTCGGTATCGGAATGAAGATCGGATGCATTCACGACCCTCGTTATCTCCTCTACGAATACTGCTACCCGGGATGTACCCAGCTTGAGGATATATTCGGTTTTCTTACGGAACGGTTCCTTGCCGAGCCAGAACAGATTGATCCTCAGACGAGTCGTCACCCGGGGCCTCGACTCGCCCGCCTTGGCCGCCAGTTCACCTCTGGCTACATATATCTGCTCATCGAGAGTGAAACCTGAGGCCTGGCCCGCCTGAATCTCCGTCCTCGCTTCCGTATTGAACGATTCGATCGTATTGATCCTGCCTTTTTTACCCGAGGGATAGAATACTATCTCATCGCCTATCCGGGCGGAACCCGCAAGGGCGGTTCCCGCGATAATCCTTCTGCTGTCGCCGAAACCCGTGAATTTATAGATGTCCTGCACGGGCATGCGAAATGGTTTTGCGGTCGGCGGTTCTTCCTTTATGAAGGTGTCGAGTACCTCGAGAACAGTAGGTCCTTTATACCAGGGCATCGAGCCCTGGAAATGCGCGATGCCCTCGCCCGTCCTCGCGCTTGCGGGAAGGAAGCAGAGGGGCGTAATCCCGATCCGCGCCAGAAATTCCGTGTACTCAGTAACGATCCGTTCATAGATCGACCTGTCGAAGCCCACAAGGTCCATTTTATTCACGATAATGGCGGCCTGGGCGATCCCCAGCATCGAAAGCAGATACCCGTGGCGTCGCGAGTTTTCCCGGACCCCCTCTTCGGCATCGATCACGAGAAATGCGGCTTCAGCCCTTGAAGCCCCGGTAACCATATTCTTGAGAAACTCGATATGACCGGGCGCGTCTATAAGGGTATAATTCCTTTTCTTCGTCTTGAAGAAGACCCGTGCGGAGTCGATGGTTATTCCCTGGGACTGCTCGTCCTTCAGGGCATCGATCAAAAAAGCATATTCAAAAGGCTTGGAATTCCTTTCGCAATTTGCCCTGATCTGTTCGATCTTCCCTTCGGGCAGAGAGCCCGTATCGGCGAGAAGTCTTCCAAGCACGGTACTCTTCCCGTGATCGACATGTCCCACAATGGCAAGACTAATATGTTCCTCTTCAGCTTTCATCATTCACCCTAATCGGGAGAGCCAATGAGCGCGGACCATCACATGTATCCGTCACGACGCAATGTCTCCAATCCGCCTCCGTCATCCTTATCCTGTGCCCGTCCCGACCTCTCGGCAACGTTTTTCAATTTACCGCTTTTGAGCTCCAATATGATCTCCCCGATAGTGCGGGATTCGGAATCAATCGGGTAGGTGCAGGGATAGCATCCGAGGGAACGGTATCGCTTCCCTTCCCCCTGGTCGTAATAGAGGGAGACCGTGGGAATCCGCTCCCTTTCGATATATTCCCAGATGTTAAGCTCGGTCCAGTCGAGGAGCGGATGAATCCGCACATGGGTCCCGGGTTTAAAATCGGTTTTGAACTGGCTCCAGAACTCGGGGGGCTGATCCCCCACATCCCAAAGGTTTTCTTTGTCCCTCGGTGAAAAATAACGCTCTTTCGAACGCGAGCCCTCCTCGTCCGATCTGACGCCCACGATAATTCCTGTAAAAGCATCCGTATTTCTGTCTATTACATAATCTCCCTTCTCATGATCGAACCTGTAACGCCGCCCTTCACCGCTGATGGTGCTCTTGAGCGCCTCGGTCTTCAGAAGCCGGCAACAGGTGATCCGGTCCACTTGTCCGTCAGGGAACGTCTGGCGTCGCGAAAGGGCATCTTCATTCATTCCGTAAATCATCTGGAGCTTCCATTCCCTGGTAAGGCGATCGCGATATTCGATCATCTCAGGTATCTTATAATGGGTATCGATATGTATAAGGGGGAAAGGCACATGGCCGAAGAAGGCCTTTCGTGCCAGCCACAGGAGAACGGTGCTATCCTTGCCTATGGACCAGAGCATCCCCAGGCTCTTGAAGTTGGCGTACGCCTCCCGGAGTATATGGACACTCAGATTTTCAAGCTGCTCAAGGTGATCCATCATGCGCCCCCAAGTATCGGAATGGATCCGGTCCTTTCCAGATAGACCAGGACCTTCTCCACCCCTTCATCAATTCCGGTATTATCTGTTTCTATGACGAGCTCCGGGTGCTCCGGCTCCTCGTAGATATCCCCTATGCCTGTAAAATTGGTGATGATGCCCTGCTCTGCTTTTGCATAGAGACCTTTTACATCCCGAGCCCGGCACACCTGCAGAGGGCATTTCACGTAAATTTCCACGAACTCCTCTTTCTCGACCATTTTTCTTACCCCTTGCCGGTCCTTTCTATAGGGGGAAATAAAGGAAGTGATGGCGATGATCCCCGCATCCATCAATATTTTCGCGGTTTCGCCGATCCTTCTTATGTTTTCTTCCCTGTCTGCAGCACTG
This is a stretch of genomic DNA from Syntrophorhabdaceae bacterium. It encodes these proteins:
- a CDS encoding GTP-binding protein, producing MMKAEEEHISLAIVGHVDHGKSTVLGRLLADTGSLPEGKIEQIRANCERNSKPFEYAFLIDALKDEQSQGITIDSARVFFKTKKRNYTLIDAPGHIEFLKNMVTGASRAEAAFLVIDAEEGVRENSRRHGYLLSMLGIAQAAIIVNKMDLVGFDRSIYERIVTEYTEFLARIGITPLCFLPASARTGEGIAHFQGSMPWYKGPTVLEVLDTFIKEEPPTAKPFRMPVQDIYKFTGFGDSRRIIAGTALAGSARIGDEIVFYPSGKKGRINTIESFNTEARTEIQAGQASGFTLDEQIYVARGELAAKAGESRPRVTTRLRINLFWLGKEPFRKKTEYILKLGTSRVAVFVEEITRVVNASDLHSDTDREMVERHEVADCILKCNRAVAFDLSQDSALTGRFVIVDDYEISGGGIIREALEDKQAWVRDKVFEREYKWERSAISLEMRAEKYNQKPTLIIITGQKNAGKKPVAKALEGRLFSDGKIVYFLGIGNVLYGIDADIKGTGNKREEHIRRLSEATNLLLDAGVIVLATAIELTRDDLEIIRTVIEPERIGVVWTGDPVTTDIPCDLIIPEPRNTEESVSLIKTLMQDRGIIFRPW
- the cysC gene encoding adenylyl-sulfate kinase, whose product is MGIETIEPHLTSHIGIIGRNARRERNGHGSLIVWFTGLSGSGKSTLAYRLEERLFHRSITTYVLDGDNIRMGLNKDLGFSAADREENIRRIGETAKILMDAGIIAITSFISPYRKDRQGVRKMVEKEEFVEIYVKCPLQVCRARDVKGLYAKAEQGIITNFTGIGDIYEEPEHPELVIETDNTGIDEGVEKVLVYLERTGSIPILGGA
- the cysD gene encoding sulfate adenylyltransferase subunit CysD, which produces MMDHLEQLENLSVHILREAYANFKSLGMLWSIGKDSTVLLWLARKAFFGHVPFPLIHIDTHYKIPEMIEYRDRLTREWKLQMIYGMNEDALSRRQTFPDGQVDRITCCRLLKTEALKSTISGEGRRYRFDHEKGDYVIDRNTDAFTGIIVGVRSDEEGSRSKERYFSPRDKENLWDVGDQPPEFWSQFKTDFKPGTHVRIHPLLDWTELNIWEYIERERIPTVSLYYDQGEGKRYRSLGCYPCTYPIDSESRTIGEIILELKSGKLKNVAERSGRAQDKDDGGGLETLRRDGYM